From Candidatus Pedobacter colombiensis, one genomic window encodes:
- a CDS encoding SusC/RagA family TonB-linked outer membrane protein: MNFKLLRTLKGVVILSLLFCASSYAQVRKITGKVTDANDGGPLPGVNVSIKGKPSNVSTNEDGIYTIQANPETDALVFSYIGFTRQTVNPAGKTTLNVQLVPNNEALKEVEIVSIGYGSQKKISSTHAIENVNMKAIEDLPVGSLAAALRGQLAAVSVNGGQSRPGQNATITIRQPRIFSKDGGNTEPIYIVDDVFKTPAEFNLLDQSEIESISVLKDAAAAIYGVNGNQGAVLVKTKRGKIGAPKISYSGSVGITDATRLPKMMSGYDQARYLNTYNYTEGKFKNPAFDWNGALVRYTDEELNYFKNYNYDWLDMAWKASTINRHTLNVTGGADKATYFASVTYNAQDANLDNINSDRWTYRASTDIKLATGLNLGVQLSGDVYNNKSYWLKQGGENVEKDVLALMQTPQFIPPYINGYPVNITGSTSATTENFHFFAVQNNGDYTKTRNVGLNVNLNLNYEIPFIKGLSAKATYNQRNNNSFGKQYGTAYDVYNFSMLGNKHIYGGNITSKTTLKNGYMLRFNPTYDKNYQINGGFNFNRSFGKHNISAMALVEQRESYADGVATYIEDPIMGGEDNMNYFYGTSVMQSESESEAGYLSYISRFSYNYDEKYLFETTVRADASTNFAPENRWGYFPSFSAGWIVSKENFFKKNVNFVNFLKIRATLGFAGSDRTRGFQWYDRYRKQTQRSAVFGGDADRTLVFNQNGISNRNVLWDDAVKMGIGIETRFLRDRLSVTIDGYKDKFKNMLTQLTSSVSLLVGEALPSENYSRVNTFGTEVSVGWNDRIGKDWSYRVNTFLSWYDDKNILKDVSAGNKGTMMDPNGRSSDQGVYGYKYGGLFRTQEEVDAFMAINPNYRLFGEIPKPGMIWYQDVSGPRNGSGDLTAPDGVITADDQTYLTKKADNHYGLGFNFNVTYKSLSLGITSGMSWGGQAVVEGDARARATTTLNKPAFWADHWTEETPNAKYPNPFYTQTYTGVSEFWFRSSTTVRITNLNLSYTLPQNISKSIGISSLRAFVVATNPFELYNPFKDYKTNSGSFNVYPVLKTWSLGLNVGF, encoded by the coding sequence ATGAACTTTAAACTTTTACGAACGTTAAAAGGGGTAGTAATATTATCCCTGCTTTTTTGCGCCTCATCGTATGCGCAAGTAAGGAAAATTACAGGTAAAGTAACCGATGCCAACGACGGAGGACCATTACCAGGCGTAAATGTGAGCATTAAAGGTAAACCCAGTAATGTGAGCACCAACGAAGACGGAATTTATACCATTCAGGCCAATCCAGAAACTGATGCATTGGTATTCTCCTACATCGGTTTTACTCGCCAAACTGTTAACCCGGCTGGAAAAACGACTTTAAATGTTCAGTTGGTCCCTAATAACGAGGCCCTTAAAGAAGTTGAAATTGTTTCTATTGGTTATGGCTCGCAGAAGAAAATTTCCTCGACGCATGCAATTGAAAATGTTAATATGAAGGCAATTGAGGATTTACCAGTGGGAAGCTTAGCTGCGGCCTTAAGAGGGCAATTGGCTGCTGTAAGTGTTAATGGCGGCCAATCCAGACCTGGTCAAAATGCCACTATTACCATTCGTCAACCCCGTATTTTTTCTAAGGACGGAGGAAATACAGAACCAATTTATATTGTGGATGATGTTTTTAAAACGCCTGCAGAATTCAACTTATTGGATCAGAGTGAAATAGAGAGTATTTCAGTCTTAAAAGATGCCGCTGCTGCAATATATGGTGTTAACGGTAATCAGGGTGCTGTACTGGTTAAAACAAAGCGTGGAAAAATAGGTGCTCCTAAAATTAGTTATAGTGGCTCTGTCGGTATAACTGATGCAACCAGATTACCTAAAATGATGAGTGGATATGACCAGGCAAGGTATTTAAATACCTATAATTATACCGAAGGTAAGTTTAAGAATCCTGCTTTTGACTGGAACGGAGCTCTGGTAAGATACACCGATGAAGAACTGAATTATTTCAAGAATTACAATTACGATTGGTTAGATATGGCCTGGAAAGCCTCAACCATTAACCGGCATACTTTAAACGTAACTGGTGGGGCTGATAAAGCGACCTATTTTGCAAGTGTTACTTACAATGCACAAGATGCAAATCTAGATAACATAAATTCAGATAGGTGGACTTATAGAGCCAGTACTGATATCAAACTAGCAACCGGACTTAATTTGGGTGTTCAGCTGAGTGGGGATGTTTATAACAACAAATCCTATTGGTTAAAGCAAGGAGGTGAAAATGTTGAAAAGGATGTTCTGGCATTGATGCAAACCCCTCAATTTATTCCACCTTACATCAATGGCTATCCGGTAAATATAACAGGAAGCACGAGTGCAACGACGGAGAATTTTCATTTTTTTGCTGTACAAAACAATGGGGATTATACCAAAACAAGAAATGTTGGTTTAAATGTTAATCTTAACCTCAATTACGAAATACCTTTTATTAAAGGTTTGTCAGCGAAGGCAACATACAATCAACGAAATAATAACAGTTTTGGCAAACAGTATGGGACTGCGTATGACGTTTACAATTTTTCAATGTTAGGTAATAAGCACATTTACGGCGGGAACATAACGAGCAAAACGACACTGAAAAATGGATATATGTTGCGTTTTAATCCTACATATGATAAAAATTATCAGATCAACGGAGGATTTAATTTTAATAGATCTTTTGGAAAACACAATATTTCCGCAATGGCTTTGGTGGAACAAAGAGAGTCTTATGCCGATGGAGTTGCTACCTATATAGAAGATCCTATTATGGGAGGTGAGGATAATATGAATTATTTTTATGGCACTTCGGTAATGCAAAGCGAATCTGAATCGGAAGCAGGATACTTATCTTACATTAGTAGATTTAGTTACAATTATGACGAGAAATATTTGTTTGAGACAACAGTAAGGGCAGACGCTTCGACCAATTTTGCTCCCGAAAATCGTTGGGGATATTTCCCCTCTTTTTCTGCCGGTTGGATTGTGAGCAAGGAAAACTTCTTTAAAAAGAATGTGAATTTCGTGAATTTCCTAAAAATAAGAGCCACTTTAGGATTTGCAGGCAGTGATAGAACCAGAGGGTTTCAATGGTATGACCGTTATAGAAAACAAACCCAAAGAAGTGCAGTGTTTGGGGGAGATGCAGACAGGACATTGGTTTTTAATCAAAATGGTATTTCTAACAGAAATGTACTATGGGATGATGCCGTGAAAATGGGTATAGGTATTGAGACCAGATTCCTAAGAGATAGGTTATCTGTTACCATTGATGGTTATAAGGATAAATTTAAAAATATGTTAACGCAACTGACTTCTTCAGTGTCTTTACTAGTAGGTGAAGCATTGCCGTCTGAAAATTATTCAAGAGTCAATACCTTTGGTACAGAAGTTAGTGTTGGTTGGAACGATAGAATTGGTAAAGACTGGTCTTACCGGGTTAATACATTCTTATCATGGTATGATGATAAGAATATATTAAAGGACGTAAGTGCCGGTAATAAAGGCACTATGATGGATCCAAATGGTCGTTCGAGTGACCAGGGTGTTTATGGTTATAAATACGGAGGGCTTTTCAGGACACAAGAAGAGGTAGATGCTTTTATGGCAATAAATCCAAATTACAGGCTTTTTGGTGAAATACCAAAGCCGGGAATGATATGGTATCAGGATGTATCAGGTCCGCGAAATGGTAGTGGAGATCTAACTGCTCCGGATGGTGTGATTACTGCAGATGACCAGACTTATTTAACCAAAAAGGCCGACAACCATTATGGTTTGGGTTTCAATTTTAATGTTACTTATAAGTCCTTGAGTCTGGGGATAACTTCAGGAATGTCGTGGGGCGGACAAGCTGTGGTTGAAGGTGATGCCAGGGCTAGGGCAACAACAACGCTCAATAAGCCGGCTTTTTGGGCAGATCATTGGACTGAAGAGACTCCAAATGCCAAATATCCCAATCCATTCTATACACAAACTTATACAGGTGTTTCCGAGTTTTGGTTCAGGAGTTCTACTACCGTTAGGATTACCAATTTAAATCTATCTTATACATTACCTCAAAACATAAGTAAGAGTATTGGAATAAGTAGCCTGAGAGCTTTTGTTGTTGCAACAAATCCATTCGAATTATATAATCCGTTTAAGGATTACAAGACTAATTCAGGTTCATTTAATGTATATCCAGTATTAAAAACCTGGTCATTGGGTTTAAATGTTGGATTTTAA
- a CDS encoding DUF3826 domain-containing protein encodes MKRVYLLFSLMLSGMVSVLAQNNAIPENEKTAYLKVITQRADKIAAALNINDVAKQEKVRDIIRNQYSDLNDIYTERDANLKSIKEVNSGDKVATEAAIKEVSTKTDAKLAKLHEKYLSKLSSNLSTEQVDQVKNGMTYNVLTITYKAYQEQILTLNDEQKKQILTWLTEAREHAIDAESSDKKHAWFGKYKGRINNYLSAAGYDLKKEGQEWEKRRQASAKGN; translated from the coding sequence ATGAAACGTGTTTACCTTTTATTTTCTTTAATGCTCTCCGGTATGGTCAGTGTACTTGCGCAGAATAATGCAATTCCCGAGAACGAAAAGACGGCATATTTAAAGGTGATCACTCAGCGGGCTGATAAGATCGCTGCTGCACTTAACATCAATGATGTTGCAAAACAAGAAAAGGTTAGGGATATTATTCGTAATCAGTATAGTGATCTGAATGATATTTATACAGAGCGTGATGCAAATCTAAAATCAATTAAAGAAGTAAATAGTGGCGATAAAGTAGCAACAGAAGCGGCTATAAAAGAAGTCTCTACTAAAACTGATGCTAAATTGGCTAAACTACATGAAAAATACCTGAGTAAATTGTCCTCGAATTTAAGTACAGAGCAAGTAGATCAGGTAAAAAATGGGATGACATATAATGTTTTAACCATTACTTATAAGGCTTACCAAGAACAGATATTAACACTTAACGACGAGCAGAAGAAGCAAATTTTAACCTGGCTTACCGAAGCGCGTGAGCATGCCATTGATGCAGAATCATCAGATAAAAAACACGCATGGTTTGGTAAATATAAAGGTCGAATAAACAATTATCTTTCAGCTGCAGGTTACGATTTAAAGAAAGAAGGACAGGAGTGGGAGAAGCGCAGACAAGCAAGCGCAAAAGGGAACTAA
- a CDS encoding fucose isomerase, whose translation MKQRGNKEILLVSSGDLRLSANQNCWEAQSQMECDLTKAITKLGWTVKRAHPYDVTKKHGFIDSQRMGMDIFQNIDPEQPLIVAESVWQYSHHVFAGLTTHKGPILTVANWSGQWPGLVGMLNLNGCLTKAGVAYSTLWSEQFVDDFFVDGLNEWLITGKISYDLSHVRSLELHKLPFVEEEQGRNFARKLKARKVIMGVFDEGCMGMYNAIVPDELLHPTGFFKERLSQSALYAAMLRVTDIEAVAILDWLLNKGMKFNWGSNPETELTRVQTLDQCKMYIAAVRIANEFGCDTIGIQYQQGMRDLTVASDLVEGLLNNEDRPPVFSEKGKELYAGKALPHFNEVDECAGVDAFLTYNLWKELGMSGENTLHDIRWGEHYKGEGIDDFVWLFLISGAAPAAHFVDGYKGAASDRQPAMYFRLGGGTLKGISKPGPIVWSRVYVMNNELHCDLGVGEVVALPEEETYRRWNETTPEWPIMNAVLKGVSRDQLMSRHKANHIHVVYATDETMAHKACRIKAAAMDELGIKVHFCGDVNLKA comes from the coding sequence ATGAAACAACGGGGAAATAAAGAAATTTTACTAGTTTCCAGCGGAGATTTACGATTGTCAGCAAATCAAAATTGCTGGGAAGCGCAATCTCAAATGGAGTGTGATCTGACCAAAGCCATTACTAAACTTGGCTGGACAGTTAAACGCGCTCATCCTTACGATGTAACGAAGAAACATGGCTTTATTGATTCCCAAAGAATGGGAATGGATATATTCCAAAACATAGATCCAGAACAACCCCTAATTGTTGCCGAAAGTGTTTGGCAATATTCACATCACGTATTTGCAGGTTTAACTACACACAAAGGTCCAATTTTAACGGTTGCCAACTGGAGCGGTCAATGGCCAGGACTGGTAGGTATGTTAAACTTAAACGGCTGTTTAACTAAAGCCGGTGTGGCTTACAGTACTTTATGGTCTGAGCAGTTTGTGGATGATTTTTTTGTTGATGGATTAAATGAATGGTTGATTACTGGTAAAATCAGCTATGACTTAAGTCATGTGAGAAGCCTGGAACTCCATAAACTTCCATTTGTTGAAGAAGAGCAAGGAAGAAATTTTGCTCGTAAACTGAAAGCAAGAAAGGTGATTATGGGGGTTTTTGATGAGGGCTGTATGGGCATGTACAATGCTATTGTGCCGGATGAATTATTACACCCAACAGGATTTTTTAAAGAAAGATTAAGCCAATCGGCTCTTTACGCAGCTATGTTGCGCGTAACAGATATAGAAGCTGTAGCTATTTTAGATTGGCTATTGAATAAAGGCATGAAGTTTAATTGGGGGTCAAATCCGGAAACAGAATTGACTAGAGTACAAACCCTTGATCAATGTAAAATGTATATCGCTGCGGTTCGTATAGCTAACGAATTTGGTTGCGATACTATTGGGATACAATATCAGCAGGGTATGAGAGATCTTACAGTGGCGAGCGACCTGGTAGAGGGACTGTTAAACAACGAAGACAGACCACCTGTATTTTCGGAAAAGGGAAAAGAACTTTACGCTGGAAAAGCATTACCACATTTTAATGAAGTGGATGAATGTGCTGGGGTTGATGCTTTTCTAACCTATAATCTATGGAAAGAGCTCGGAATGTCGGGGGAAAATACTTTACATGACATTCGCTGGGGAGAACATTATAAAGGCGAAGGAATTGATGATTTTGTGTGGCTTTTCCTGATCTCGGGGGCAGCGCCTGCTGCTCATTTTGTTGATGGATATAAAGGTGCGGCTAGCGACAGGCAGCCGGCAATGTATTTCCGTTTAGGTGGCGGTACACTTAAAGGGATCAGTAAACCGGGCCCTATTGTTTGGAGCCGGGTATATGTGATGAATAACGAATTGCATTGTGATTTGGGGGTTGGTGAGGTGGTTGCTTTACCTGAAGAGGAAACCTACAGACGATGGAATGAAACTACTCCAGAATGGCCGATTATGAATGCAGTTTTAAAAGGAGTGAGCAGAGACCAGTTAATGAGCAGGCACAAGGCAAACCACATTCATGTGGTGTATGCAACAGATGAGACCATGGCGCACAAGGCATGTCGCATAAAAGCGGCAGCAATGGACGAATTAGGAATAAAGGTGCATTTCTGTGGAGATGTAAATCTTAAAGCTTAA
- a CDS encoding AraC family transcriptional regulator, with protein MKPYFHKIPSTLQSSFSIRHDIKPDFGNVWHYHPELELHYIIKGEGVRFIGDNISNFIPGEMILLGENLPHTWRCKDEYFQGNPDLHVEAMVIQFLPDCLGKYLLNLPEAYLIPKLFEKAKSGMVISGKAKDKLAELMKSSIEATNLDRIIILLSILKTLAETDEYDTIVTGKNTFYQSNESETIRINKICTYTMTNYKNDITLEEIASLSNLSITSFCRYFKLMTKKTYYDFLIEIRVSHACRFLIEDKLPTEMICFDCGFNNVSNFYRHFKKVTGMTPMDYKRKYLND; from the coding sequence ATGAAGCCTTATTTCCATAAAATCCCAAGTACGCTCCAAAGCTCCTTTAGTATCCGCCATGATATTAAACCTGACTTCGGAAATGTATGGCACTACCATCCGGAACTTGAACTTCACTATATTATTAAAGGCGAAGGTGTCCGTTTTATAGGCGACAACATCAGTAATTTCATACCTGGTGAAATGATCTTATTAGGAGAAAATCTACCGCATACCTGGCGCTGTAAGGATGAGTATTTCCAGGGTAATCCTGATCTGCATGTAGAAGCTATGGTGATCCAATTTTTACCGGATTGCCTGGGAAAATATTTGTTAAACTTACCGGAAGCCTACCTGATCCCAAAGCTATTTGAGAAGGCAAAAAGCGGAATGGTTATCAGTGGTAAAGCTAAGGATAAGCTGGCCGAACTGATGAAATCATCTATAGAGGCAACAAACCTGGACCGCATCATCATACTGTTAAGTATTTTAAAAACACTTGCCGAAACGGATGAATATGACACTATTGTAACGGGGAAAAATACTTTTTACCAATCCAATGAATCGGAAACGATCCGTATCAACAAAATATGCACATATACGATGACCAATTACAAAAACGACATTACGCTCGAAGAAATCGCTTCGTTAAGTAATCTGAGTATCACCTCGTTTTGCCGGTATTTTAAATTGATGACAAAAAAAACCTATTATGATTTTCTCATTGAAATTAGGGTTAGTCATGCCTGCCGCTTTTTAATTGAAGATAAACTCCCTACAGAAATGATCTGTTTTGATTGCGGCTTTAACAATGTATCTAATTTTTACAGGCATTTTAAAAAAGTAACAGGCATGACTCCAATGGATTATAAGCGAAAATATTTAAATGACTAA
- a CDS encoding dihydrodipicolinate synthase family protein, translating to MENSRKGFIPVMLTPFLSNGEIDYTALTQLTEVYLQAGASGLFANCLSSEMFELTDEERIKVISHVIKVTNGAVPVVATGTFGGAISKQADFVKRVNDLGTEAVIMISSLLAEEQEADEIFDQRVFELFEQTPGIPLGFYECPVPYKRILNATQLKQFVASGRVIYHKDTCLDLEQIKAKLNVTKDYKAFGLYDAYMVHAIDSLKAGSAGLSCIQGNYFPELIVWLCNNYNDPKMEIELLRVQQFLIDNMDVMHNVYPVVSKYFLQKRGLNISTFTRRDVGIFDSKIVKEIEGLYSDYSTLKNELNIQVL from the coding sequence ATGGAAAACTCACGAAAAGGGTTCATCCCGGTCATGCTTACGCCTTTTTTAAGCAATGGAGAGATAGATTATACTGCACTTACGCAGCTTACAGAAGTGTATTTACAAGCCGGTGCGTCTGGATTATTTGCCAATTGTCTTTCAAGCGAAATGTTCGAGTTAACAGATGAAGAACGCATAAAAGTAATCAGTCATGTTATTAAAGTGACGAATGGAGCTGTGCCTGTAGTGGCGACAGGCACTTTTGGGGGCGCAATCAGTAAACAAGCTGATTTTGTTAAAAGAGTAAATGATCTGGGTACTGAAGCTGTGATTATGATTTCCAGCTTACTGGCTGAAGAGCAGGAAGCTGATGAAATATTCGATCAGCGTGTTTTCGAGCTGTTTGAACAAACACCGGGAATTCCGCTTGGTTTTTATGAATGTCCAGTTCCTTATAAAAGGATATTAAATGCAACTCAGCTAAAGCAATTTGTAGCCAGCGGAAGGGTAATTTATCATAAAGACACTTGTTTGGATCTGGAGCAGATAAAAGCCAAACTGAATGTAACCAAGGATTATAAGGCGTTTGGTTTATATGATGCTTACATGGTACACGCGATAGACTCTCTAAAAGCCGGTTCAGCAGGTTTGTCTTGTATTCAGGGGAATTACTTTCCGGAACTAATTGTATGGCTATGCAATAATTACAATGACCCTAAAATGGAAATTGAATTGCTAAGAGTACAACAATTTCTGATAGATAATATGGATGTAATGCATAATGTATATCCGGTTGTGTCTAAGTACTTTTTACAAAAAAGAGGGCTGAATATTTCCACCTTTACGCGTAGGGACGTTGGTATATTTGACAGTAAGATTGTTAAAGAAATAGAAGGTTTATACAGCGATTACAGCACATTAAAAAATGAATTAAACATCCAGGTACTTTAG
- a CDS encoding sodium:solute symporter: protein MKGLPIFDLVIIVIYLIGMILVGIYFSRNNKNSEQFTKASGLIPGWAIGLSIYATFLSSNTFLGVPGKAFGGNWNAFVFSLSMPLAAWVASKYFVPYYRGTGEISAYTHLENRFGAWARTYAVVCFLLTQLARMGSIFFGIALSLQALTGYSMQMIMVVMGVCIIIYTVLGGIEAVIWTEVVQAVVKTFGALLILYLIITNMPGGIPKVIEIGKASDKFSLGSFSPDFVSSSFWVVLLYGFFINLNNFGMDQNYVQRYHTASSSKSASKSIWLCVWLYVPASLMFFVIGSCLYAYYDVHPELIENIKHQVALERLPLSASAAEIMTIEKSLQPADYGDKIMPHFMVTKIPVGLVGLIVSAILSAAMSTISSGMNSSATVFTVDIYKRYFKPGITEKQNLSLLHIATVVFGLLGMGAGIAMIGVKSILDVWWELSGIFAAGMLGLFLLGIASRQTKNHEALIATMIGIVVIIWMTFSAHLPEQYEFLRNPLNKNMIIVIGTLSIFLAGIFLTRLKNKNLKPAD, encoded by the coding sequence ATGAAGGGTCTCCCTATTTTCGATCTTGTTATAATTGTCATTTACCTTATTGGGATGATACTGGTAGGGATTTATTTCTCCCGTAACAACAAAAATTCAGAACAATTTACTAAGGCTTCAGGCCTTATACCAGGCTGGGCCATAGGCTTATCCATTTATGCTACATTTTTAAGTAGTAATACTTTTCTGGGCGTACCAGGCAAAGCATTCGGTGGAAACTGGAATGCATTTGTCTTTAGTCTTTCTATGCCACTAGCCGCCTGGGTAGCTTCAAAATACTTCGTGCCTTATTATAGAGGCACAGGCGAAATCTCTGCTTATACACACCTCGAGAATCGATTTGGTGCATGGGCCAGAACCTATGCTGTTGTGTGTTTTTTGCTTACTCAACTGGCCCGTATGGGATCAATTTTTTTCGGAATAGCCTTAAGCTTACAAGCACTCACTGGCTATTCTATGCAAATGATTATGGTTGTGATGGGCGTTTGTATTATCATTTATACGGTGCTGGGTGGAATTGAAGCGGTGATCTGGACAGAAGTAGTTCAGGCTGTCGTAAAAACCTTTGGCGCGCTGCTTATCCTTTACCTTATCATTACCAATATGCCTGGGGGCATACCAAAAGTAATTGAAATTGGTAAAGCATCTGATAAGTTTAGTTTGGGTAGCTTTTCGCCCGACTTCGTCAGTTCCTCCTTTTGGGTGGTTTTATTGTACGGTTTCTTTATCAACCTCAATAACTTTGGTATGGATCAGAATTATGTGCAACGTTATCATACGGCATCCTCATCAAAATCAGCTTCTAAATCCATCTGGTTGTGTGTTTGGTTGTATGTACCTGCATCGCTGATGTTCTTTGTAATCGGTTCTTGTTTGTATGCCTATTATGACGTTCACCCGGAGCTGATTGAAAATATAAAACACCAGGTAGCGTTAGAGCGTTTGCCGCTTAGCGCATCGGCCGCAGAGATTATGACTATAGAGAAATCATTGCAGCCTGCAGATTATGGCGACAAGATTATGCCGCATTTTATGGTAACCAAAATACCTGTAGGCTTAGTTGGGCTGATTGTTTCGGCCATATTATCTGCAGCTATGAGTACGATTAGTTCAGGAATGAATTCATCAGCAACTGTTTTTACTGTCGACATTTATAAAAGATATTTTAAACCCGGTATTACCGAAAAGCAAAATCTCTCCCTCTTGCATATTGCAACCGTAGTGTTCGGACTATTAGGTATGGGAGCGGGGATTGCCATGATAGGCGTAAAGAGTATCCTTGATGTATGGTGGGAGCTGTCGGGTATTTTTGCTGCAGGGATGTTAGGCCTGTTTTTGCTGGGCATTGCAAGCAGACAAACAAAAAATCACGAAGCCTTAATTGCTACCATGATTGGTATTGTGGTGATCATTTGGATGACATTTTCTGCTCATTTGCCGGAGCAGTACGAGTTTCTCAGGAATCCCCTAAATAAAAATATGATCATTGTGATCGGTACCCTAAGCATCTTTCTGGCAGGGATATTTTTAACAAGATTGAAGAATAAGAACCTAAAACCAGCTGATTGA